The Salvelinus alpinus chromosome 3, SLU_Salpinus.1, whole genome shotgun sequence genome segment TATTCTATTATCTTTATTTCTATGACTCCAACAGGTTTCCTAGAGAAGATTGAAGGTGTAATTTAAAACTGATATTCCCAATCAAATaaacattctctgatgtgtggacctccaaccatctttgtgcTACCATTTGAAAGTAAAAATGTTTCAATTGTATTCCCATTTTAGaacatttatcagccaaaacatgacacccaccaCCCTGTATTGAAGGGCATGCTGTGTCTCAACTGATGGCGAGCAATACAAAAATACCTCAGATTATGCAAAATAGGGTCTAACCTACAACATAACCAAAATGAGAAACAGAGGGTTCAGATAATTGCataattataaaaatatatatatatttctgatCACTTCCATGGGCAAATATGTGTAGaacgctttgtgtgtgtgtggctcatcTAGTGGTGGCACCATACAAAAAATGTTCTGTAATTAAATGAATAAAGCAGGAATATATATAGCAGTTTACCCCAGTAGTTTTGTTTTTCTTCTTCCGCTTCTTTTCCTTCTGTGCATCATCTGCTGGTTGTTTGCGTTTCTTTGAATTTGTCACCACGTCCTCTGAAGTGTTCTTTGACACTGTGGGGACTGGTATAGGAGCCTCCTTGGAATGTAGAAGACCTTATTTAATATCTCATCATGATGAGCTCAGCTTACAAGAAATGTCATGACATATGCCTCTTTGCAATCTTTTTGGAAAAATTTTAATCACCATATTACTGTTATGATACTTGCCTCAATGTAAGTATTTTTCCTTCTCTTTTTTCCTTTGCTTTCCATGTTTTCATCAATGCAGACATCTCTCTCATTTGAATTCAACTTCTTCCTTTTGGACCCACTTCTTTTGGGTTCTGATTCACATGATTTACTCTTCGCCATGATAACCAACTTGTTCCTGAAACATAATTGCATAGTTAGCTAGCGTCACAGTACAGTGTTGGACAATGGACATACTGACATATCTGTCAAGGTAAAAGTCATGACTCTCATATGACGTTTAGCTACAATTTTACTTTGAAAACTAGCTCATTATTACTAGCTATGATACTTGCActgactaactagctagctattgtAACGTTACATATCAACAGTGCTAATTACACCACACGAACGTTACAAGCTTGCCATTTAGTTTTAGCATCTTTGACATGCTTTATTGTTTCATGTTAGCAAAAATTACAGCAGGTTACATTCAAAATATGTTAACTTACTAATAAGAATAAACTTAATGTAACAGAATAACTGTACTCGCGTTGACCTCAGCAGCATGGACACCAACATGCGTTGTGTGAATCAGGAAGTGTTGTCGCTCAGGAAGTGTTGTCGCTAGTTGTGATTGGTCAAATAGTCATTTCAGTTCGGTGATTGGTGATTTGGGACTTGTAGTGTAAGTGTGCTAAGTGTGCTGGGACTTGTAGTCTCAAGGTGAATGCTCTTGCAATTTCAATAGATGACGGTAGATGACAATATTGTCCAACATTTTATGCAAGCACAGTATATTGCATCTTTAGCATTTAGGATTATAGTATACAATTCAAAGGCCTCTTCCTCTCGAAAACTAATTTCTTGACGGACACAATGCATTGCACAACGAAATCAAAGATGTATTATAACTAAACCCAAGAGTGACCaaagcctgtcgtttccaatgggagttgggcagagccaagcaaaAGCTAGCGAgaatttatttgcatatttccgatAGGGAACGCCTACCTTGTGAAGTGCGCGTGTACAATAACTCAATTCGCTCTTGCTCTCCTAGACAACggcttttatttaatttttattttgcaaatggtaaagtctacaaaacgcaGTTCActctcgctccatcttctcccactgccggttACTGGTTTTCCtttcatcaccatatttggtagtgagtggaaacgccagccggatgcttcacatttatacatccggtgaaatatctggctcattgttaTATGTGTGACGAAATGTTACATGACCTGCATCGAGCTGAGGATTTTGCCATGACATGACCATTCTACAAAATGTCGAGAATAGGACGTGTTTTATCTAGTTTGTCACACTATTCTCTGTGTCGTGGGATTGTGATTGATGGTATCAAGACAAAGCTGAGGTATGTACAATATGAGAAATATAGCCAGATAGCTATTTATGTTCACTTTCATGGACAGTGAGTGGTTCAATGACAATGAGTCAAACCTGACAaaggaaagctagcaaagtagtACACATTTGGTTCAGGTTTTAAAATCATCACTCGCATGAGTGTTCCCAATGTACTGTCATTGGTTATTTGACCTTCCGATTTGACTTGGGAGCTCTATTGGAGCTTCCGGCACCTCATATTTGATCAGTTAGGAGTGATTTACGCATTAGTTAACAGGGATTGCTAGTTAGCTACATTTCCTGCGGTCAGATCTGTGATCATGAGTAGCTGCATATCTGAAGCTTTTTCAAATATGAAAAGGAAAAAGATTACATGATTGCTAAATAGTTTGTGTGTTGTAACCAAAAGATGATAGAATGCACAGCCCAGGCCAGCTTCCAAAATACATCAACAGGTGGCACTATTGTATTGAATTATATTTCTTGATATGTTGTAACAGTTGTCACTTTGGCTTAAGTGTTTTTGTAGATTCTAAAAAggtttctttctttttcttttgaGATTGAACCATATACGGACCCTCTGCTTGACCTCCCATTGCCTGGCTAAGTCAAAGAAACCAGCAGATGAGGATGACGAGGAGTTTAGTCAACCCATCAAGTTCTCTAGCAGTAAAGCCAGTCACAAGACTTGGAATGTAGACCAGTCCCTGGGAAGCAAGTATCAGCGGCCATGGTGGAAAGTCCTCCCCATCAGTCTCTTAGGGGTGAGCTTCTTGCTGTGGTGCGCACTGAGGGGCGAGACGGTTATTGATGAACAGCTTGAGAAGAATCTCTATGAACAGTTGCCTGGCTTACTCTCAGATGAAGAACAAAGCAAATCTAGCTAATATTGtgcaattaaaaaaatgtataatttaagGCTATTTATTTTAGCTAGATTAGGCCATGTCTATGGCATGCACAATTGGTGTATGCTTCCAGGGCGGTGAGCAATGTTCATAAGATGTATTGTGAAGTTCTGGCTATTGTCCACCTGTGTCCATAAGTGCAGAGGCTCAATATGTATGGTCCAAAATCCAATTGTCATTACATTGTTCACCATCAAGATTTAGACTATCTATGATGAACATTTAGTTGTCAGAATAGTGTGAAGGTAACATTGATGCAGTTTATACTTGACATACAATGGCAGGGGCCATTACCTAGTCTCTGCAGGATGACATGTACACTAAGCAAATCTGAGTGAAATTAACCAAGTTGCTTTACATTGAATGATGTTTTGCAGAAATGTAATTGTAGTTAATGTATTTGAAGCAATGCCTTTTGTAGAGCCACTTGTTTTAACCTCTGGTTTTGAAATGTTCTTTGACTGAGCATGTTTGCTTTGTATAAGTAATTTTGCTTGAATTAAAATGGCCTCAATTTAGTCCTAACTACCGGTTTAGTTATacatttccatccaattggtgacattTGTGCAACTATTCTAAAATCTTAATTTTCCCCACCAGAGGGGTTTCCAAAATGATTTGTGAGTAAAATGCTGTGAGGTGTGGCGCACAAAGCATTTTGGCGTTCAAGCTTCCACATAGCAAAAAGTTCAgcgtttccatcacattttcaactgatTGTTTTGTCAAACATGTCCACTCTGGTTTTTGCGCATGCTCGCCAATAATGGAAAGTGtaggcagggttggggagtaacgatTACAAAAACGGCAACTAATccgttacattaccagcaaaaatattgtaatcagattatacGTTAGAAAAACTAGAATATTTTTTCGATAACTACTTTGAGAAAAGTATTTTTTGCAAACATCCTTTTCTGAATTTAAATCAGCATCGGAAAAAGACGCACATTTAATTTGTTACACCTGGGCGAGTCTGACAGTTTGGTTCGCGGGAAAGGAGCAGGAATATGCATTTGTAGACTACAGCCAAAGATATGTCTTCCCATGGCGCGACTGTCGGCATCCAACTtaaataaacgcttggaggtaaggcgatacggatatcactcgATATTGATGTGACGCATATTGCTGCACTCTCATTTAGCGGTTGGCGGTTCACAAATGTTAATGTGTATTTAAACCCAATAATGGTCGAATTCGATACTGAACTGTCAATCGTTTTATATACAAGTGGACAGCCAGTGACTAAAGCGCTCTAGCAACAGTTTAGTGCGGATCACAGCATATTGAAGAGGCTTTTATAGCTCATTCATGCAGATAAATTCCATAGGtttaatggacacatgctcaaacacaTTGAATACTAAAATTacatccattgattcttgaggtTAGTACAACTGGTACACCCCATAACCTAAACGCTTGTTTTCCATGTTAAGGTAGTGATTTTCTACATTTTTTTCAAACATATACAGAATTTCAGCAACCAGGAATTTGCTGAGCGATTACATTTTATAGacaaagatcccaccatgtcaaagAAATTGTAAAAATGCAACTGTACAGATTTAATGTTCACACTCATGGTTAGTGTCTACTATGCCTCACTCAAGGCCAAGAAAGTATACAGTGTCAGCCCAGAATGTCCATAAAGGAAGAGGGGGGTAATAAACCAAACATGAGGTAGTGGAAAGTTTATTTACAACAAATGGCCATAATGAGATTAAAAACAGTTCTACTCCACATGACTCATGCACATTACAAGATGACCTGAAGGTATCAACCATTTCTAAAATACACTTTCAAAACCTGAGAGGTTAGGAATGTTTGGCAAGACACTTGCTACTTCTGTACTATAAATCCTACCAATGAGACATTACAAAATTAATTCAAACTAGTACATACTAATTCATAGTTCAAAGAAAACACAGCCCCAACCATGCCCGCCCACCTAGTTACCCTCCAAAGAGGGAGTTCAAAAAGTGTTCATATTATGCACGCTCGCCTCGGATTCGCCTGGCCAGCTGAATGTCTTTGGGCATGATGGTGACCCTCTTGGCATGGATGGCACACAGGTTGGTGTCCTCAAACAGGCCAACAAGGTATGCTTCACTGGCTTCCTGTATTTGGagaaaacaagcatttctcagaAAAGTAACAGTTACATCTTAATTTAAAGGGATACTTGGATTTTGTAATGGGGCCCTTTAATTCCCCGGAGTCAGATTAAATTGTGGAGAGTATTTTTTACGTCTGTCCGGTATGAAGGAAGTAAGTTTTGCGATCCAATGCTAACTAGacttagtgcaatgactggaagtctatggtaccTGCTAGCATgctcccgaagtatcccttttagTGCAGCAGCAAGCCATTACATCAGTTACTTGGGACACAGTTGCAAAAGCAAGGCCACTCTGGCTCACCACTTTGGTTGGTCCAATGTTGCTTTAACATGGGTAATTCTATAATCAGCACCCATGTGACTAAACCTAACAAAATCAATCTATTCCAATCCAAATCATAAAGTTAACTTGCCTGCAGAGCGCCAATGGCTGCACTCTGGAAGCGGAGGTCAGTCTTGAAGTCCTGGGCAATTTCACGGACCAGACGCTGGAAGGGCAGCTTCCTGATCAGCAGCTCAGTGGATTTCTGGTACCTACGGATTTCTCTCAGAGCCACTGTACCCGGCCTACACAAAACCTTAAAATCAGTATCTGCAGGCCAATCAAAACATTTGCCCAGAAGTCCAACATTGCAGAAAATCGAGAACGTCCAGGTGAAaaatggtacctgtatctgtgagGCTTCTTCACACCGCCAGTAGATGGTGCGCTTTTCCTTGCAGCCTTGGTGGCCAGCTGTTTCCTGGGCGCTTTTCCGCCAGTGGACTTACGGGCGGTCTGCTTAGTACGTgccatggctcacttgacttctGAAAATATATCAAATTCAAATGTAAGGAACAGAGTGGCATTAGTATTAAAGTAAGCGCAAACTGATCCTTTGTCAAGGTTACTGAAGGCCAGCAAATTGACTCGTTGAGACCTGGCTAGTCTGGCTGCACTAGATTATTGCAGTAAATAGTTATCAGTTGGCATGCACCTACAGTTAATACCGACAATAGGCTAATATTAAAAACTTCATACGGGCCTTATAGTAACAATACCAAGCTAACTACCGCAGCTAGTAGGAAACGGCAGCCATTAAAGAAAATAAACCACCAAAATGACAAATCGAGATCGGCATTGTGTAGTTTAATAATAACGTTAGCGGTGGAAAATATAATTGTAATCGTGTGGAATATGGGATAACTAGATATCCACTTGGTAACTGGCAAGTCGGCTGGCCAGGAACAGGACATGGTTGAACACACTGGAAGCAGCCAGGGCGCCAACTATCTGAACTGGTGGCGGGTCAATTGAAACTAACGTTGGCTATGTAAAATATCTAGTTAGAATAGCTAACTAACCACAGCTTGGTACTAAAACTAACATCCAAATCAGTAACTAACTGCTCATTACTAGATTGTTATGAGCAAACCAAACGCTAGTTCAGAAATGAGCGCATCAACTACTCTTAATCTGCTATTCAAGCCACCATTACGCGGCTTGTAACCTACACGTTTCGTTTATCTTCAAAGATGCCAGGCAGCTGCCCATTTTGTAACATGGCGCCTACAACGAGGAATCATATTCCCATTGCCACACAACGGCCTTAGAGGCCTGGTTGAGGTAACAGTTAACTGTTACTTTAGCGAAAATCGTAGAACGCACAGTACAATCAAAACGAGTCACTTGTATGTCGCAAATCGTAAACATAACTAAACACGTTATGCTAGGTAGGTACTGTAATTATCTGCCGAGACAAACTACAGTTCTATTTTACAGTAGTTAGCCATcgttcgctagctaacgttaccaacAAAACCTCGCTTGATAGTTTTGGCTACCTACATAATATCAAAACGAACATTGATATGAACCACCACACATTTACACACCGTATTAATTTAGATAAAATCTTAACTAGCTACCTCTGTGACCAAAACAGACGTTCAAATGTTTGTTCAAATGTTTTTTCAAATGCCGTCTTGAACCGCTTCAGTGACTGTTCGTTAAACGGAAACGGCACATTCTATTTATACTTTTTTATGTCTGATTTGTAGACCTGCCCACCAACATCAGCAAAACGCTTTGTATTGGTCAAACCAAAATGACGCAGTCTTCTTTACAAATTGAATCAAATTTCTAACAAGTTTATCCAAGCGAAATGTGAGACTAGTTTAATGATAAACAACATACCGGTAAACAAATTAAACGTAACACTTTAGTTAATTTTCAGTCGAGAAAGTGGC includes the following:
- the h3f3d gene encoding H3 histone, family 3D → MARTKQTARKSTGGKAPRKQLATKAARKSAPSTGGVKKPHRYRPGTVALREIRRYQKSTELLIRKLPFQRLVREIAQDFKTDLRFQSAAIGALQEASEAYLVGLFEDTNLCAIHAKRVTIMPKDIQLARRIRGERA
- the uqcc4 gene encoding ubiquinol-cytochrome c reductase complex assembly factor 4; this encodes MSRIGRVLSSLSHYSLCRGIVIDGIKTKLRLNHIRTLCLTSHCLAKSKKPADEDDEEFSQPIKFSSSKASHKTWNVDQSLGSKYQRPWWKVLPISLLGVSFLLWCALRGETVIDEQLEKNLYEQLPGLLSDEEQSKSS